The following coding sequences are from one Anabas testudineus chromosome 16, fAnaTes1.2, whole genome shotgun sequence window:
- the setdb1b gene encoding histone-lysine N-methyltransferase SETDB1-B isoform X2, whose amino-acid sequence MENSEAMEVDGWDSSLEEELGVSLDELKKWIEDAVEKSEIVQKKKVQLTELKEWVEQKEEEEAMTEKLLKDANKSISECERLVRATYHKNGLVYRESSSEDEGGGRVLSSEVIEIDDDDDDDVIAVGCLVPPKKPVHPGKDPVLKDVSTALQKTSQQVQKLAQMVNKPSPGASLLRSPGQASAQSGPAPAVFVSQGPSQSMTRPNSNMPEDELRIGMSIMGKKRTKTWHRGTLVAINPVGNGIFKYKVKFDKGKSLLSGNHVAFDYNPTLENLYVGARVVAKYKDGNLVWLYAGIVAEMPNNKNRMRFLIFFDDGYASYVTLPELHPVCRPLKHTWEDIEDASCRDFIEEYITAYPSRPMVLLKVGQIIKTEWEGTWWKSKVEEVDGSLVKILFLDDKRSEWIYRGSTRLEPMFNLKMTTANTQEKKLAGQQRTRPNMGALRSKGPVVQYTSDGHVGASPVKSPPTPTSQPLQTPQNQQRPQPPQLQQTQQSPPAAQPQQPQQPQQPQQPAQPPRIDNKHQMAKKSTSPFVPGVGGTHASKVMQSLSSSPSNLPGGRMLNTPNTPTSTFTQRQLPSVSQPAPPITHPMAVIPHQPSYRAPTDRIFYLAHTCQPACLNRVRPAKPDIHRGKNPLLTPLLYDFRRMTGRRKVNRKMSFHVIYKAPCGLCLRNMAEIQHYLFQTRCDFIFLEMFCLDPYVLVDRPFQPQRPFYYIPDITGGKEDIPLSCVNEIDSTPPPKVAYSKERIPEDGVFINTSSDFLVGCECTDGCQDKSKCSCHQLTLQATACTPGGQINPNAGYLHKRLEECLPTGIYECNKRCKCCVQMCTNRLVQHGLQVRLQLFKTQNKGWGIRCLDDVAKGSFVCIYAGKILTDDFADKEGLEMGDEYFANLDHIESVENFKEGYESEAHCSDSEGSGVDLSRIKIQPSALVSANSTGRLHRKDQSSSSSSDSNDDDDKDSKSEDESDSSDDTFVKDNYYSSSSVWRSYTTRGQVKGNKEGSQDSKDGLSVSARGTDDEKPPSMPEESGKSKVTSWLTSQGLKKEPGDSKSQVKAETGKKQDVMTLSDSDDVQTISSGSEDNKEREKVTTGVTKKQVAVKSTRGIALKGSHSLMVKTSGAGGGGGPGGQGKAGQPGQTGAGGDNTPKNTRQFFDGEESCYIIDAKLEGNLGRYLNHSCSPNLFVQNVFVDTHDLRFPWVAFFASKRIRAGTELTWDYNYEVGSVEGKVLLCCCGSTECRGRLL is encoded by the exons ATGGAGAACAGCGAGGC AATGGAGGTTGATGGCTGGGACTCCAGTCTGGAGGAAGAATTGGGCGTTTCTCTGGATGAGCTGAAGAAGTGGATTGAAGATGCTGTGGAGAAGAGTGAGATTGTGCAGAAGAAAAAGGTGCAGCTGACGGAGCTGAAAGAATGGGTggagcagaaagaggaggaggaagcaaTGACAGAGAAGCTTCTCAAAGACGCCAACAA GTCCATATCAGAGTGTGAAAGATTGGTGAGGGCCACCTACCATAAGAACGGTCTTGTGTACCGAGAGAGCAGCTCAGAAGATGAGGGAGGTGGAAGAGTGTTGTCCTCTGAGGTCATCGAGATAGACGACGATGACGACGATGATGTAATTGCTGTTGGCTGTT TGGTTCCTCCAAAGAAACCGGTCCATCCTGGCAAAGATCCAGTG TTAAAAGATGTATCCACGGCTCTACAGAAAACCTCTCAGCAGGTGCAGAAATTGGCCCAAATGGTCAACAAGCCTTCACCGGGTGCTTCATTGCTACGATCTCCAGGACAGGCTTCAGCTCAGTCAG GTCCAGCACCAGCAGTGTTTGTGTCCCAGGGTCCGTCTCAGTCCATGACCAGGCCAAACTCAAACATGCCAGAAGATGAGCTCCGAATCGGGATGAGCATTATGGGAAAGAAACGTACCAAGACCTGGCACAGAGGCACCCTGGTCGCTATCAATCCTGTTG GAAATGGTATATTCAAGTACAAAGTGAAGTTTGATAAAGGAAAGAGTCTGCTCTCTGGAAATCATGTGGCCTTCGACTATAACCCAACTCTGGAGAATCTGTACGTCGGAGCCCGTGTAGTTGCAAAGTACAAGGATGGAAACCTGGTGTGGCTCTATGCTGGAATAGTAGCAGAGATGCCCAACAACAAGAACCGCATGAG gtttctgattttttttgATGATGGCTATGCTTCATATGTGACATTACCTGAGCTGCATCCCGTTTGTCGACCAT taaaGCATACCTGGGAGGACATTGAAGATGCATCATGTCGAGACTTCATTGAGGAGTACATCACTGCTTATCCCAGCAGACCTATGGTGCTTCTAAAGGTTGGCCAGATTATCAAGACAGAGTGGGAGGGGACCTGGTGGAAGAGCAAAGTGGAGGAGGTGGACGGCAGCTTGGTCAAGATCCTTTTTTTG GATGATAAGAGGAGTGAGTGGATCTACAGAGGCTCCACCAGACTGGAGCCAATGTTTAACCTGAAGATGACCACAGCCAACACCCAGGAGAAGAAGCTGGCAGGACAGCAGAGGACACGACCTAACATGG GGGCATTGAGAAGTAAAGGCCCAGTAGTTCAGTACACTAGTGATGGACATGTTGGAGCCTCCCCTGTCAAATCACCGCCGACTCCAACCAGCCAGCCGTTGCAGACACCACAAAATCAACAGCGTCCACAGCCCCCACAGctccaacaaacacaacagagccCTCCGGCTGCACAGCCTCAGCAGCCTCAGCAGCCTCAGCAGCCTCAGCAGCCGGCACAGCCTCCACGCATCGA CAATAAACATCAGATGGCAAAGAAGAGCACTTCTCCTTTTGTCCCAGGGGTGGGGGGCACACATGCCTCCAAAGTCATGCAGTCTCTTTCCTCCAGTCCCAGCAACCTGCCTGG TGGAAGAATGTTGAATACCCCAAATACTCCTACATCCACCTTTACACAGCGACAACTGCCCTCTGTTTCTCAACCTGCCCCTCCTATCACCCATCCGATGGCAGTCATCCCACATCAGCCCTCGTATCGAGCCCCAACAGACCGCATTTTCTACCTGGCTCACACATGTCAGCCCGCCTGTCTGAATCGTGTCCGACCTGCAAAACCAGACATACACAGAGGAAAGAACCCCCTCCTCACACCCTTACTGTACGATTTCAGACGTATGACAGGACGACGCAAAGTCAACCGAAAG ATGTCTTTCCATGTGATCTACAAGGCTCCTTGTGGCCTCTGTTTGCGTAACATGGCAGAAATCCAGCACTACCTCTTCCAGACACGCTGTGACTTTATATTCTTAGAGATGTTCTGTCTCGATCCCTACGTACTCGTGGACCGGCCCTTCCAACCGCAGAGGCCATTCTATTACATTCCAGACATCACCGGTGGAAAAGAGGACATCCCACTCTCCTGTGTCAATGAGATCGATTCCACGCCGCCGCCTAAAGTAGCTTACA GTAAAGAACGTATTCCTGAAGATGGAGTATTCATCAACACCAGTTCAGATTTCCTGGTCGGGTGTGAATGCACTGACGGGTGTCAAGACAA GTCCAAATGCTCGTGTCACCAGCTGACCCTTCAAGCTACAGCCTGTACACCGGGGGGACAGATCAACCCAAATGCTGGATATTTACACAAACGATTAGAGGAGTGCCTGCCCACAGG GATCTACGAATGTAATAAGAGGTGCAAATGTTGTGTTCAGATGTGCACCAACCGGCTGGTGCAACATGGCCTGCAGGTGCGTCTTCAACTCTTCAAGACCCAGAACAAAGGATGGGGCATCCGCTGTCTAGATGATGTGGCTAAGGGATCTTTTGTCTGCATCTATGCTG GTAAAATCTTGACAGATGACTTCGCTGACAAAGAAGGTCTAGAGATGGGTGATGAGTATTTCGCCAACCTGGATCACATAGAGAGTGTGGAGAACTTCAAGGAAGGCTATGAGAGCGAGGCTCACTGCTCGGACAGCGAGGGGAGTGGCGTAGACCTTTCCAGGATAAAAATTCAGCCATCTGCTTTAGTATCGGCCAACTCTACTGGCCGACTGCACAGGAAGG ACCAAAGCTCAAGCTCATCCAGCGACAGCAATGACGACGATGACAAAGACTCTAAGAGTGAAGATGAAAGCGACAGTTCAGATGACACTTTTGTGAAGGATAATTACTACAGCTCGAGCTCAGTGTGGAGGAGTTACACCACACGTGGTCAGGTCAAGGGCAACAAGGAAG GGAGTCAAGACAGTAAAGATGGACTGAGTGTGTCAGCCAGGGGAACTGATGATGAGAAGCCACCGTCCATGCCGGAGGAGTCGGGGAAGAGCAAAGTGACTTCCTGGCTCACCAGCCAGGGCCTGAAGAAG GAACCCGGGGACAGCAAGAG TCAGGTGAAGGCAGAAACAGGGAAGAAGCAGGATGTGATGACTCTCTCTGACAGCGACGATGTTCAGACCATCAGCTCGGGATCTGAGGAcaacaaggagagagagaaagtcacCACAG GTGTGACAAAGAAACAAGTAGCAGTTAAATCTACACGTGGCATCGCCCTGAAGGGCAGCCACAGTCTAATGGTCAAAACGAGTGGAGCCGGAGGTGGGGGAGGACCGGGGGGCCAGGGGAAAGCAGGACAGCCGGGACAGACTGGAGCAGGCGGGGACAACACTCCTAAAAACACCCGGCAGTTCTTTGATGGTGAAGAGTCGTGCTACATTATAGATGCCAAGTTGGAAGGCAACCTTGGGCGATACCTCAAT CACAGCTGTAGTCCTAACCTTTTCGTCCAGAATGTGTTTGTGGACACACATGACTTGAGGTTTCCCTGGGTGGCGTTCTTTGCCAGCAA gcggATCCGGGCCGGCACAGAGCTGACCTGGGACTACAACTATGAGGTGGGCAGCGTGGAGGGTAaagtgctgctctgctgctgtggatcCACTGAATGCAGAGGAAGACTGCTGTGA
- the setdb1b gene encoding histone-lysine N-methyltransferase SETDB1-B isoform X1 — MENSEAMEVDGWDSSLEEELGVSLDELKKWIEDAVEKSEIVQKKKVQLTELKEWVEQKEEEEAMTEKLLKDANKSISECERLVRATYHKNGLVYRESSSEDEGGGRVLSSEVIEIDDDDDDDVIAVGCLVPPKKPVHPGKDPVLKDVSTALQKTSQQVQKLAQMVNKPSPGASLLRSPGQASAQSGPAPAVFVSQGPSQSMTRPNSNMPEDELRIGMSIMGKKRTKTWHRGTLVAINPVGNGIFKYKVKFDKGKSLLSGNHVAFDYNPTLENLYVGARVVAKYKDGNLVWLYAGIVAEMPNNKNRMRFLIFFDDGYASYVTLPELHPVCRPLKHTWEDIEDASCRDFIEEYITAYPSRPMVLLKVGQIIKTEWEGTWWKSKVEEVDGSLVKILFLDDKRSEWIYRGSTRLEPMFNLKMTTANTQEKKLAGQQRTRPNMGALRSKGPVVQYTSDGHVGASPVKSPPTPTSQPLQTPQNQQRPQPPQLQQTQQSPPAAQPQQPQQPQQPQQPAQPPRIDNKHQMAKKSTSPFVPGVGGTHASKVMQSLSSSPSNLPGGRMLNTPNTPTSTFTQRQLPSVSQPAPPITHPMAVIPHQPSYRAPTDRIFYLAHTCQPACLNRVRPAKPDIHRGKNPLLTPLLYDFRRMTGRRKVNRKMSFHVIYKAPCGLCLRNMAEIQHYLFQTRCDFIFLEMFCLDPYVLVDRPFQPQRPFYYIPDITGGKEDIPLSCVNEIDSTPPPKVAYSKERIPEDGVFINTSSDFLVGCECTDGCQDKSKCSCHQLTLQATACTPGGQINPNAGYLHKRLEECLPTGIYECNKRCKCCVQMCTNRLVQHGLQVRLQLFKTQNKGWGIRCLDDVAKGSFVCIYAGKILTDDFADKEGLEMGDEYFANLDHIESVENFKEGYESEAHCSDSEGSGVDLSRIKIQPSALVSANSTGRLHRKGESESKDQSSSSSSDSNDDDDKDSKSEDESDSSDDTFVKDNYYSSSSVWRSYTTRGQVKGNKEGSQDSKDGLSVSARGTDDEKPPSMPEESGKSKVTSWLTSQGLKKEPGDSKSQVKAETGKKQDVMTLSDSDDVQTISSGSEDNKEREKVTTGVTKKQVAVKSTRGIALKGSHSLMVKTSGAGGGGGPGGQGKAGQPGQTGAGGDNTPKNTRQFFDGEESCYIIDAKLEGNLGRYLNHSCSPNLFVQNVFVDTHDLRFPWVAFFASKRIRAGTELTWDYNYEVGSVEGKVLLCCCGSTECRGRLL, encoded by the exons ATGGAGAACAGCGAGGC AATGGAGGTTGATGGCTGGGACTCCAGTCTGGAGGAAGAATTGGGCGTTTCTCTGGATGAGCTGAAGAAGTGGATTGAAGATGCTGTGGAGAAGAGTGAGATTGTGCAGAAGAAAAAGGTGCAGCTGACGGAGCTGAAAGAATGGGTggagcagaaagaggaggaggaagcaaTGACAGAGAAGCTTCTCAAAGACGCCAACAA GTCCATATCAGAGTGTGAAAGATTGGTGAGGGCCACCTACCATAAGAACGGTCTTGTGTACCGAGAGAGCAGCTCAGAAGATGAGGGAGGTGGAAGAGTGTTGTCCTCTGAGGTCATCGAGATAGACGACGATGACGACGATGATGTAATTGCTGTTGGCTGTT TGGTTCCTCCAAAGAAACCGGTCCATCCTGGCAAAGATCCAGTG TTAAAAGATGTATCCACGGCTCTACAGAAAACCTCTCAGCAGGTGCAGAAATTGGCCCAAATGGTCAACAAGCCTTCACCGGGTGCTTCATTGCTACGATCTCCAGGACAGGCTTCAGCTCAGTCAG GTCCAGCACCAGCAGTGTTTGTGTCCCAGGGTCCGTCTCAGTCCATGACCAGGCCAAACTCAAACATGCCAGAAGATGAGCTCCGAATCGGGATGAGCATTATGGGAAAGAAACGTACCAAGACCTGGCACAGAGGCACCCTGGTCGCTATCAATCCTGTTG GAAATGGTATATTCAAGTACAAAGTGAAGTTTGATAAAGGAAAGAGTCTGCTCTCTGGAAATCATGTGGCCTTCGACTATAACCCAACTCTGGAGAATCTGTACGTCGGAGCCCGTGTAGTTGCAAAGTACAAGGATGGAAACCTGGTGTGGCTCTATGCTGGAATAGTAGCAGAGATGCCCAACAACAAGAACCGCATGAG gtttctgattttttttgATGATGGCTATGCTTCATATGTGACATTACCTGAGCTGCATCCCGTTTGTCGACCAT taaaGCATACCTGGGAGGACATTGAAGATGCATCATGTCGAGACTTCATTGAGGAGTACATCACTGCTTATCCCAGCAGACCTATGGTGCTTCTAAAGGTTGGCCAGATTATCAAGACAGAGTGGGAGGGGACCTGGTGGAAGAGCAAAGTGGAGGAGGTGGACGGCAGCTTGGTCAAGATCCTTTTTTTG GATGATAAGAGGAGTGAGTGGATCTACAGAGGCTCCACCAGACTGGAGCCAATGTTTAACCTGAAGATGACCACAGCCAACACCCAGGAGAAGAAGCTGGCAGGACAGCAGAGGACACGACCTAACATGG GGGCATTGAGAAGTAAAGGCCCAGTAGTTCAGTACACTAGTGATGGACATGTTGGAGCCTCCCCTGTCAAATCACCGCCGACTCCAACCAGCCAGCCGTTGCAGACACCACAAAATCAACAGCGTCCACAGCCCCCACAGctccaacaaacacaacagagccCTCCGGCTGCACAGCCTCAGCAGCCTCAGCAGCCTCAGCAGCCTCAGCAGCCGGCACAGCCTCCACGCATCGA CAATAAACATCAGATGGCAAAGAAGAGCACTTCTCCTTTTGTCCCAGGGGTGGGGGGCACACATGCCTCCAAAGTCATGCAGTCTCTTTCCTCCAGTCCCAGCAACCTGCCTGG TGGAAGAATGTTGAATACCCCAAATACTCCTACATCCACCTTTACACAGCGACAACTGCCCTCTGTTTCTCAACCTGCCCCTCCTATCACCCATCCGATGGCAGTCATCCCACATCAGCCCTCGTATCGAGCCCCAACAGACCGCATTTTCTACCTGGCTCACACATGTCAGCCCGCCTGTCTGAATCGTGTCCGACCTGCAAAACCAGACATACACAGAGGAAAGAACCCCCTCCTCACACCCTTACTGTACGATTTCAGACGTATGACAGGACGACGCAAAGTCAACCGAAAG ATGTCTTTCCATGTGATCTACAAGGCTCCTTGTGGCCTCTGTTTGCGTAACATGGCAGAAATCCAGCACTACCTCTTCCAGACACGCTGTGACTTTATATTCTTAGAGATGTTCTGTCTCGATCCCTACGTACTCGTGGACCGGCCCTTCCAACCGCAGAGGCCATTCTATTACATTCCAGACATCACCGGTGGAAAAGAGGACATCCCACTCTCCTGTGTCAATGAGATCGATTCCACGCCGCCGCCTAAAGTAGCTTACA GTAAAGAACGTATTCCTGAAGATGGAGTATTCATCAACACCAGTTCAGATTTCCTGGTCGGGTGTGAATGCACTGACGGGTGTCAAGACAA GTCCAAATGCTCGTGTCACCAGCTGACCCTTCAAGCTACAGCCTGTACACCGGGGGGACAGATCAACCCAAATGCTGGATATTTACACAAACGATTAGAGGAGTGCCTGCCCACAGG GATCTACGAATGTAATAAGAGGTGCAAATGTTGTGTTCAGATGTGCACCAACCGGCTGGTGCAACATGGCCTGCAGGTGCGTCTTCAACTCTTCAAGACCCAGAACAAAGGATGGGGCATCCGCTGTCTAGATGATGTGGCTAAGGGATCTTTTGTCTGCATCTATGCTG GTAAAATCTTGACAGATGACTTCGCTGACAAAGAAGGTCTAGAGATGGGTGATGAGTATTTCGCCAACCTGGATCACATAGAGAGTGTGGAGAACTTCAAGGAAGGCTATGAGAGCGAGGCTCACTGCTCGGACAGCGAGGGGAGTGGCGTAGACCTTTCCAGGATAAAAATTCAGCCATCTGCTTTAGTATCGGCCAACTCTACTGGCCGACTGCACAGGAAGGGTGAGTCTGAATCCAAAG ACCAAAGCTCAAGCTCATCCAGCGACAGCAATGACGACGATGACAAAGACTCTAAGAGTGAAGATGAAAGCGACAGTTCAGATGACACTTTTGTGAAGGATAATTACTACAGCTCGAGCTCAGTGTGGAGGAGTTACACCACACGTGGTCAGGTCAAGGGCAACAAGGAAG GGAGTCAAGACAGTAAAGATGGACTGAGTGTGTCAGCCAGGGGAACTGATGATGAGAAGCCACCGTCCATGCCGGAGGAGTCGGGGAAGAGCAAAGTGACTTCCTGGCTCACCAGCCAGGGCCTGAAGAAG GAACCCGGGGACAGCAAGAG TCAGGTGAAGGCAGAAACAGGGAAGAAGCAGGATGTGATGACTCTCTCTGACAGCGACGATGTTCAGACCATCAGCTCGGGATCTGAGGAcaacaaggagagagagaaagtcacCACAG GTGTGACAAAGAAACAAGTAGCAGTTAAATCTACACGTGGCATCGCCCTGAAGGGCAGCCACAGTCTAATGGTCAAAACGAGTGGAGCCGGAGGTGGGGGAGGACCGGGGGGCCAGGGGAAAGCAGGACAGCCGGGACAGACTGGAGCAGGCGGGGACAACACTCCTAAAAACACCCGGCAGTTCTTTGATGGTGAAGAGTCGTGCTACATTATAGATGCCAAGTTGGAAGGCAACCTTGGGCGATACCTCAAT CACAGCTGTAGTCCTAACCTTTTCGTCCAGAATGTGTTTGTGGACACACATGACTTGAGGTTTCCCTGGGTGGCGTTCTTTGCCAGCAA gcggATCCGGGCCGGCACAGAGCTGACCTGGGACTACAACTATGAGGTGGGCAGCGTGGAGGGTAaagtgctgctctgctgctgtggatcCACTGAATGCAGAGGAAGACTGCTGTGA